From a region of the Thiorhodovibrio winogradskyi genome:
- a CDS encoding D-sedoheptulose-7-phosphate isomerase, with amino-acid sequence MHQRIRATLAEHIETIQALADLSDEIKALAELGVATLKAGGRILWMGNGGSAADAQHLAAELVGRFERERPGLASIALTTDTSILTSVANDYGFERIFARQVEAIGRAGDLLIGLSTSGNSSNVVCAMAVAGRLGLARAGLTGSDGGALREQCQLCLCVPSRRTARVQEAHQLIGHLLCDAIEAEMAPGGRT; translated from the coding sequence ATGCATCAGCGGATTCGCGCCACCCTTGCCGAGCATATCGAGACCATCCAAGCCTTGGCTGACCTCAGCGACGAGATCAAGGCCCTGGCTGAGCTTGGGGTGGCGACGCTCAAGGCGGGCGGGCGGATTTTGTGGATGGGCAATGGTGGCAGCGCGGCCGATGCCCAGCACCTGGCCGCCGAGCTGGTCGGGCGCTTTGAGCGCGAGCGCCCTGGGCTTGCGTCCATTGCCCTGACCACGGATACCTCGATTTTGACCTCGGTTGCCAATGACTATGGCTTCGAACGGATTTTTGCTCGCCAGGTCGAGGCCATCGGGCGTGCTGGCGATCTGCTCATTGGTCTGTCAACCTCAGGCAACAGCTCCAATGTGGTGTGTGCCATGGCGGTGGCCGGCAGGCTAGGGCTGGCGCGCGCCGGGCTCACGGGGTCCGATGGTGGCGCGCTGCGCGAGCAGTGCCAACTCTGCCTGTGCGTGCCATCGCGGCGCACCGCGCGCGTGCAGGAGGCGCATCAGCTCATCGGGCACCTGTTGTGCGATGCCATTGAGGCCGAGATGGCACCAGGTGGCCGGACATGA
- a CDS encoding helix-turn-helix domain-containing protein, translated as MNTKELNNAIGQRLREARQAQGLSLAQLAERTGNELSKSRISNYEQGIRRMGIEQARTLTQALGTVSPVYLLCLDDSAPELSPEEQRLIGNFRAADPTGRLRVLEAAEEAKQG; from the coding sequence ATGAATACGAAAGAGTTGAATAACGCGATTGGACAACGGCTCAGAGAGGCCCGGCAGGCGCAGGGTCTAAGCCTGGCGCAGCTGGCGGAGCGAACAGGCAACGAGCTGTCGAAGTCCCGTATCAGCAACTATGAGCAGGGTATCCGTCGCATGGGCATTGAGCAGGCGCGAACCTTGACGCAAGCGCTGGGGACAGTCTCTCCAGTTTATCTGCTGTGCCTGGATGACTCGGCACCCGAGTTGTCGCCGGAGGAGCAGCGCCTAATCGGCAATTTCCGTGCCGCGGACCCAACCGGGCGTCTGCGGGTGCTCGAAGCGGCCGAGGAAGCCAAGCAGGGATGA
- the polA gene encoding DNA polymerase I, whose translation MSKLYDLVLLDASGYLFRAYHALPKLSNSRGEPTGALVGVLNMIRNLSERYQPRYLGVVFDAPGPTFRNALFADYKANRPEMPDDLRQQIEPLREIVRALGLPLLIVPEVEADDVIGTLATRAEAAGLRTLISTGDKDLAQLVTDRIHLVNTMNDNLLDPEGVREKFGVPPERIVDYLSLVGDSVDNIPGVPKCGPKTAVKWLGEHGDLDNLMAHADHIGGKVGENLRANLAQLPLARQLTTIKRDVALELAPEDLTPAEPDTDSLRTWYQRIESRRLLATLEAVADSETASALEQQTSPKADQANKAESDYQVILTEEAFQRWLARLQEAELFAIDSETTALEYMQAEIVGLSFAIEPGEAAYLPLAHRYPGAPEQLDRDQVLAALKPLLEDPTRLKLGQNLKYDMNVLAGHGIRFQGIAHDSMLQSYVLDSTASRHDMDTLALKYLGHKCTAFEDIAGKGAKQLCFDQIALEQAAPYAAEDADITLQLHRRFWPRLEQNERLQALYQDIEIPLIPVLSRMERLGVRIDADELNQQSRELAERVAALEQQAYEVAGRPFNLGSPKQIGAIFFDELGLPVVSRTPKGAPSTSESVLEKLAEDGHELPRLILEHRGLSKLRSTYTDKLPRMRDARTGRVHTSYHQAVAATGRLSSSDPNLQNIPIRREEGRLIRRAFIPEPGYRLLAADYSQIELRIMAHLSGDERLLAAFAEGQDIHRATAAEIHGLAPDEVTADQRRSAKAINFGLIYGMSAFGLARQLGIERREAQAYVNTYFARYPGVKAFMERIREQAARDHYVETLFGRRLYLPDINHQNQQRRQGAERTAINAPMQGSAADIIKRAMIAVDAWIERERPPVRMIMQVHDELVFEITEDAVESASDRIRTLMQSAAELKVPLIVDVGVGENWDEAH comes from the coding sequence ATGTCAAAGCTCTACGATCTCGTGCTGCTCGACGCCTCAGGTTACCTGTTTCGCGCCTATCATGCCCTACCCAAGCTCAGCAACTCGCGCGGGGAGCCGACCGGCGCCCTGGTTGGCGTGCTGAACATGATCCGCAACTTAAGTGAGCGCTATCAACCCCGCTATCTCGGCGTGGTGTTCGACGCGCCCGGCCCAACATTCCGCAACGCGCTCTTTGCCGATTACAAGGCCAATCGCCCGGAGATGCCCGATGACCTGCGCCAACAGATCGAGCCGTTGCGCGAGATCGTGCGCGCGTTGGGGTTGCCCTTGCTGATCGTGCCCGAGGTGGAGGCCGATGATGTGATCGGCACCTTGGCGACCCGCGCCGAGGCGGCCGGGCTGCGCACGCTCATTTCCACCGGCGACAAGGATCTGGCGCAGCTGGTGACGGATCGCATTCATTTGGTCAACACCATGAACGACAACCTGCTCGACCCCGAGGGCGTGCGCGAGAAGTTCGGCGTGCCGCCCGAGCGCATTGTCGATTATCTCAGCCTGGTGGGCGATAGCGTCGATAACATTCCCGGCGTGCCCAAGTGCGGCCCCAAGACGGCGGTCAAGTGGCTGGGCGAGCATGGCGATCTCGATAACCTGATGGCGCACGCGGATCACATTGGCGGCAAGGTGGGCGAAAACCTGCGCGCGAATCTGGCGCAACTGCCGCTGGCGCGACAGCTGACCACCATCAAACGCGATGTGGCGTTGGAGCTGGCGCCGGAGGATCTGACACCCGCCGAACCAGACACCGACAGCCTGCGTACCTGGTACCAGCGCATCGAATCACGCCGGCTGCTGGCAACCCTGGAGGCGGTGGCGGATAGCGAGACCGCCAGTGCACTGGAGCAGCAAACCAGCCCCAAGGCCGATCAGGCCAACAAGGCGGAGTCGGACTATCAGGTCATACTGACCGAGGAGGCCTTCCAACGCTGGCTCGCGCGCCTGCAAGAAGCCGAGCTGTTCGCCATCGACAGCGAAACCACGGCGCTTGAGTACATGCAAGCCGAGATCGTCGGCCTGTCTTTTGCCATAGAGCCGGGCGAGGCGGCCTATCTGCCGCTCGCGCATCGCTATCCCGGCGCCCCCGAGCAACTCGACCGCGACCAGGTGCTGGCCGCGCTCAAGCCACTGCTTGAGGACCCGACGCGCCTGAAGCTCGGGCAGAATCTCAAGTACGACATGAACGTGCTCGCCGGCCATGGCATCAGGTTCCAAGGCATTGCCCACGACAGCATGCTGCAAAGCTATGTGCTCGACAGCACCGCCAGCCGCCATGACATGGACACGCTGGCGCTGAAATATCTGGGCCACAAGTGCACCGCCTTCGAGGACATCGCCGGCAAGGGCGCCAAGCAACTGTGCTTCGATCAGATCGCGCTGGAGCAGGCCGCGCCCTACGCCGCCGAGGATGCCGACATTACGCTCCAGTTGCATCGCCGCTTTTGGCCGCGACTGGAGCAGAACGAGCGCCTGCAGGCGTTGTATCAGGACATCGAAATCCCGCTGATCCCAGTGCTGTCGCGCATGGAGCGCCTGGGTGTGCGGATTGATGCCGATGAATTGAACCAACAAAGCCGTGAGTTGGCCGAGCGCGTCGCGGCGTTGGAACAACAAGCCTATGAGGTTGCCGGTCGCCCTTTCAATCTCGGCTCGCCCAAGCAAATCGGCGCGATTTTCTTCGACGAACTCGGCCTGCCGGTGGTCTCGCGCACCCCCAAGGGCGCGCCTTCAACCTCCGAGTCCGTGCTGGAAAAACTCGCCGAGGACGGCCACGAACTGCCGCGCCTGATTCTGGAGCATCGCGGCCTGTCGAAACTGCGCTCCACCTACACCGACAAGCTGCCGCGCATGCGCGATGCCCGCACCGGCCGGGTGCATACCAGCTATCATCAGGCCGTCGCCGCCACCGGGCGCCTGTCCTCCAGCGACCCCAATCTGCAAAACATCCCCATCCGCCGCGAGGAAGGCCGACTTATCCGCCGCGCCTTCATCCCCGAGCCCGGCTACCGACTGCTGGCGGCGGACTACTCCCAAATCGAGCTGCGCATCATGGCGCACCTCTCAGGCGACGAACGCCTGCTCGCCGCCTTCGCCGAGGGGCAGGACATCCACCGCGCCACCGCGGCGGAAATCCACGGACTCGCGCCCGATGAGGTCACGGCGGACCAGCGCCGCTCGGCCAAGGCGATCAACTTCGGCCTCATCTACGGCATGTCCGCCTTTGGCCTGGCGCGCCAACTGGGCATCGAACGGCGGGAAGCCCAGGCCTATGTGAACACCTACTTTGCCCGCTACCCGGGCGTGAAAGCCTTCATGGAGCGCATTCGCGAACAGGCCGCGCGCGACCACTATGTCGAGACTCTGTTCGGCCGCCGGCTCTATCTACCCGACATCAATCACCAAAACCAGCAACGCCGCCAGGGCGCCGAGCGCACCGCCATCAACGCCCCCATGCAGGGTAGCGCGGCGGACATCATCAAGCGCGCCATGATCGCCGTCGATGCCTGGATCGAGCGCGAGCGCCCACCAGTGCGCATGATCATGCAGGTACACGACGAACTGGTATTCGAGATCACCGAGGACGCCGTGGAATCCGCCAGTGACCGGATTCGCACCCTGATGCAATCCGCCGCCGAGCTAAAAGTGCCCCTGATTGTCGATGTCGGTGTTGGGGAGAATTGGGATGAGGCGCATTAG
- a CDS encoding mechanosensitive ion channel family protein produces MDTPMQQHSSLFDALLDEPAWLLGACLGLFALWELGLRKFGARGPSTPVPGLIATADLVLLPAVVILVGTLLRLAIVPFGSARADEPLRVIMVFVFYMVLSWSLVRVGEVFLFEKRVADYRATVPALLRAIGYLGGLLGGISLFMWQQGYSITGVWVSTGVAAALAGFALQRPLGDLFAGIAMGIERPFQIGDWIELPGGIVGRVVDINWRATWLLGWDNSRHIIPNSLLAGQNIKNYEGGRRQFAPWYLVKVPAEVDPRFATALLLEAAMRAPHVLNRPLPVVRLANAMSQPYEYMVWVHYDNYPAMFRGREELFREIHYAFLNAGIHISPQISEWRTRRADANTRERPSIFQALKQLDLSRQWTDEEIEQIATPSRYLDFDAGTVLLREGEIAEAFDIVIHGLVEASITLPGGAKEVTELLGPGDYYGILSMATSEPSFLEYSARSDVVLVRISFECLQRVLATHPDRAAALAATVKQRFDAAERAREASRRHVPKRSFRDIRRRIEELIGRRG; encoded by the coding sequence ATGGACACGCCGATGCAACAGCACAGCAGTCTGTTCGACGCCCTGCTCGACGAGCCGGCCTGGTTGCTCGGGGCCTGCTTGGGATTGTTCGCCCTATGGGAACTTGGATTGCGCAAGTTCGGCGCTCGTGGCCCTTCGACGCCCGTGCCGGGATTGATCGCGACGGCGGATCTGGTGTTGCTGCCAGCGGTGGTGATCCTGGTTGGCACCTTGTTGCGACTGGCGATCGTGCCCTTTGGGAGTGCGCGTGCCGATGAGCCGCTGCGAGTCATCATGGTGTTTGTCTTCTACATGGTACTGTCCTGGTCCCTGGTGCGGGTGGGCGAGGTGTTTCTGTTCGAGAAGCGCGTTGCCGACTATCGCGCCACCGTGCCGGCGCTGCTGCGCGCGATCGGCTACCTCGGTGGCCTGCTCGGTGGCATCAGTCTCTTTATGTGGCAGCAGGGCTATTCCATCACCGGGGTTTGGGTCTCGACCGGCGTGGCCGCCGCCCTGGCTGGATTCGCGCTGCAACGTCCGCTGGGCGATCTCTTTGCCGGTATTGCCATGGGCATTGAGCGCCCCTTTCAAATCGGCGACTGGATTGAGCTGCCAGGCGGCATCGTCGGGCGGGTTGTGGACATTAACTGGCGCGCGACCTGGCTGCTGGGTTGGGACAACAGCCGCCATATCATTCCCAATTCGCTGCTCGCTGGTCAGAACATCAAGAACTATGAAGGCGGCCGGCGTCAGTTCGCGCCCTGGTATTTGGTCAAGGTGCCGGCCGAGGTCGACCCGCGTTTCGCCACCGCCTTGCTGCTCGAGGCCGCCATGCGCGCACCCCACGTGCTCAATCGGCCATTGCCGGTGGTGCGACTGGCCAACGCCATGAGTCAGCCTTATGAATACATGGTGTGGGTGCATTATGACAACTATCCGGCCATGTTTCGCGGCCGCGAGGAGTTGTTCCGCGAAATTCATTATGCCTTTCTCAATGCCGGGATTCATATCTCGCCGCAAATCTCGGAATGGCGCACCCGCCGCGCCGATGCCAATACCCGCGAGCGTCCGAGTATTTTCCAGGCACTCAAACAGCTTGATCTCTCGCGCCAATGGACGGATGAGGAGATCGAGCAGATCGCGACCCCAAGTCGTTATCTCGACTTCGACGCCGGCACTGTGTTGCTGCGCGAGGGTGAAATTGCCGAGGCCTTCGATATCGTGATCCACGGTCTGGTGGAGGCCAGCATCACCTTGCCCGGCGGCGCGAAAGAGGTCACCGAGTTGCTCGGTCCCGGCGATTATTACGGCATCCTGTCGATGGCGACCAGCGAGCCGTCATTTCTTGAGTATTCGGCGCGAAGTGACGTGGTCCTGGTCCGCATCAGCTTCGAGTGCCTGCAGCGGGTTCTGGCCACGCACCCGGACCGCGCCGCCGCCCTGGCCGCCACGGTGAAGCAACGCTTCGATGCCGCCGAGCGCGCGCGCGAGGCCTCCCGCCGCCACGTACCCAAGCGCAGTTTTCGCGACATCCGGCGTCGGATTGAAGAATTGATCGGGCGGCGGGGTTGA
- a CDS encoding alpha/beta hydrolase produces the protein MLPLPLNLATLAVSLIAALLLGWLLFHLAIQLGFRAKRLREQSDPGVLGLPFETVAIPGRSRKPLFGWWLPADESHRSVVILHGWGSNAEQMLPLAPPLHVGGYNVLLFDARNHGRSPGASFSSLPRFAEDLDAAIAWLQATQANAARSITVIGHSVGAGAALFSASRRDDVMAVVSLSAFAHPRWVTERYLRQVHLPAPIIDLVARYVEWVIGHRFATIAPMNTIKAIRCPVLLVHGDADRSVPISDARVIARSGAPGGLELLEIPGGDHDSSEQIPEYSPRLLAFLYAAEQRRP, from the coding sequence ATGCTGCCATTACCCTTGAACCTCGCCACCCTTGCCGTCAGTCTGATCGCTGCCTTGCTGCTGGGCTGGCTGCTGTTTCACCTTGCCATACAGCTTGGTTTTCGTGCCAAGCGGCTGCGCGAGCAGTCCGATCCCGGCGTCCTGGGTCTGCCTTTCGAGACCGTCGCCATCCCCGGTCGCTCGCGCAAGCCGCTGTTTGGCTGGTGGCTGCCGGCGGATGAGAGTCACCGCTCGGTGGTGATTCTGCACGGCTGGGGCAGCAATGCCGAGCAGATGTTGCCGCTTGCTCCGCCCCTACATGTCGGTGGCTACAATGTGCTGCTGTTCGATGCGCGTAACCATGGCCGCAGCCCGGGTGCGAGCTTCTCCTCCCTGCCACGCTTCGCCGAGGATCTGGATGCCGCCATCGCTTGGCTGCAAGCCACGCAGGCGAATGCGGCACGCTCCATTACAGTGATCGGGCATTCGGTTGGCGCTGGCGCGGCCTTGTTCAGCGCCTCGCGGCGCGATGATGTCATGGCCGTGGTCAGCCTATCAGCCTTTGCCCACCCGCGCTGGGTGACTGAGCGTTATCTTCGCCAGGTCCATCTGCCAGCGCCCATCATTGACCTGGTCGCGCGCTATGTGGAATGGGTAATTGGCCATCGCTTCGCGACTATCGCGCCCATGAATACGATCAAGGCCATCCGCTGCCCGGTGCTGCTAGTGCATGGCGATGCCGACCGGTCGGTGCCCATTAGCGATGCGCGGGTGATTGCCCGCAGTGGCGCGCCGGGCGGACTGGAACTGCTGGAAATTCCCGGTGGGGATCATGATTCAAGCGAGCAGATTCCTGAATACAGCCCGCGCTTGCTGGCGTTTCTGTACGCGGCGGAGCAACGCCGGCCGTGA
- a CDS encoding PilZ domain-containing protein, giving the protein MATDTDGNRRRFQRIGLDREVRVEAMDQETWCRLVDISLRGLLLEACGNWRPVLGQLVDLSVVLDEQGSCQIQVKGEVRHLDAKQIGVHVLEMDLDSVALLRRLIEVNLDDDSRLDVELQAMLVERETKD; this is encoded by the coding sequence TTGGCCACTGACACTGATGGCAATCGGCGGCGCTTCCAGCGTATCGGCCTTGACCGCGAGGTTCGGGTCGAGGCGATGGATCAGGAGACCTGGTGTCGATTGGTCGACATTTCGCTTCGTGGTTTGCTGCTGGAGGCCTGTGGGAATTGGCGACCAGTGCTTGGGCAACTGGTCGATCTATCCGTGGTGCTTGACGAGCAGGGTAGCTGTCAGATTCAGGTCAAAGGCGAAGTCAGGCACCTGGATGCCAAACAGATTGGTGTCCATGTGCTGGAAATGGATTTGGATAGCGTGGCGCTGTTGCGGCGGTTAATCGAGGTGAATCTCGACGATGATTCGCGGCTCGATGTCGAATTGCAGGCCATGCTGGTCGAGCGCGAAACCAAAGACTGA
- a CDS encoding metallophosphoesterase family protein, which translates to MSDPQPLPPSLRVALLADTHGPADPRVLSTVAGCDIAVHGGDIGSVAVLASLQPRLGQVYAVRGNNDVHRTWPVEEQVLLERIPERAQVELPGGLLVVEHSHRMAAAGRHERLRRRYPQARVIVYGHSHRLVVDCDSLPWVLNPGAAGRSRTYGGPSCLVLTASLDSWEIEEYRFALPPRAKVQTATDC; encoded by the coding sequence GTGAGTGATCCACAGCCCTTGCCACCAAGTCTACGCGTGGCTCTGCTGGCTGATACCCATGGGCCAGCTGATCCACGCGTCCTCTCCACGGTGGCGGGTTGCGATATAGCGGTGCATGGCGGGGACATTGGTTCGGTGGCGGTGCTGGCGAGCCTTCAGCCCAGGCTAGGGCAAGTGTATGCGGTTCGCGGCAATAACGATGTTCATCGCACCTGGCCGGTTGAAGAGCAGGTCTTGCTTGAACGCATTCCCGAACGCGCCCAGGTGGAGTTGCCGGGTGGCCTGCTTGTGGTTGAGCACAGCCATCGCATGGCAGCGGCTGGGCGTCATGAGCGGTTGCGGCGGCGCTATCCGCAGGCACGCGTCATCGTCTACGGGCACAGTCACCGTCTGGTTGTGGACTGTGACAGCTTGCCTTGGGTACTGAACCCGGGCGCTGCTGGGCGTTCGCGCACCTACGGCGGGCCGTCCTGTTTGGTGCTAACAGCCAGTCTCGATAGCTGGGAGATCGAGGAATACCGTTTTGCGCTGCCACCACGAGCAAAAGTCCAGACAGCGACTGATTGCTGA
- the rfaE1 gene encoding D-glycero-beta-D-manno-heptose-7-phosphate kinase — protein MILADPVAVRAALANGFGARRLLVVGDLMLDRYLWGEVQRISPEAPVPVLRLRRETEVAGGAANVARNLAALGLEVELAGVIGEDAEAERLLALLREADIGTRAILSTSERGTSTKTRAIGNHQQMLRIDREETTALEAGLEDALFAAIQPLLAGVHGLLLSDYAKGVLSGGLCQRLIQAARALGKSVWVDPKGLDFSRYQGASLMTPNRAELAAALGQPATELPPLLTGANRLRETLGLEALVVTLGELGMTLIDAQGQQQIPAVAREVFDVSGAGDTAIAVLAAALTAGLTRTDAVALANLGAGVVVGRVGTARLEAAELLAAMEQDNASAQQAKILTPEALLERLRHWRDQGERIVFTNGCFDLLHAGHVSYLAQARQYGQRLLVGLNSDDSVRALKGPQRPIMPEADRALVLAALVAVDAVVIFSEPTPLELIRAIRPDVLVKGADYRPEQVVGADEVQRHGGQLVLIPLLPERGTSAMIGRLKAQV, from the coding sequence ATGATCCTGGCTGATCCAGTCGCGGTGCGCGCGGCCTTGGCCAATGGCTTCGGCGCTCGGCGCTTGCTGGTGGTCGGCGATCTGATGCTGGATCGCTACCTGTGGGGAGAGGTCCAACGCATCTCGCCCGAGGCGCCGGTGCCCGTGCTGCGACTGCGCCGCGAGACCGAAGTCGCCGGCGGCGCGGCCAATGTCGCGCGCAATCTGGCCGCGCTCGGGCTTGAGGTCGAGCTGGCGGGCGTGATTGGCGAGGATGCCGAGGCCGAGCGGCTGCTTGCCTTGCTGCGCGAGGCTGACATCGGCACCCGGGCCATACTGAGCACCAGCGAACGCGGCACCAGCACCAAAACCCGCGCCATCGGTAATCACCAGCAGATGCTGCGTATTGACCGCGAGGAGACCACCGCCCTGGAAGCCGGTCTGGAGGATGCGCTCTTTGCCGCGATTCAGCCGCTTCTGGCCGGGGTCCATGGCCTGCTGCTGTCCGACTATGCCAAGGGCGTGCTGAGCGGCGGACTTTGCCAGCGCCTGATCCAAGCCGCCCGAGCACTCGGCAAGTCGGTGTGGGTCGATCCCAAGGGGCTGGATTTTAGTCGCTACCAGGGCGCCAGCCTGATGACTCCAAATCGCGCCGAACTGGCCGCCGCCTTGGGGCAGCCGGCAACCGAGCTCCCGCCATTGCTCACAGGCGCCAATCGGCTGCGCGAGACACTGGGGCTGGAGGCGCTGGTCGTCACTCTGGGTGAACTGGGCATGACGCTGATTGACGCCCAGGGCCAACAGCAGATCCCGGCGGTGGCGCGTGAGGTATTCGATGTCTCCGGCGCTGGCGACACCGCCATTGCCGTGCTGGCCGCCGCCCTGACCGCCGGTCTGACAAGGACCGATGCCGTGGCGCTGGCCAATCTCGGTGCCGGCGTGGTGGTTGGGCGGGTCGGCACCGCGCGGCTCGAAGCCGCCGAGCTGCTTGCCGCCATGGAACAGGACAATGCCAGTGCCCAGCAGGCAAAAATCCTCACGCCGGAGGCACTGCTGGAACGACTGCGCCACTGGCGCGATCAGGGCGAGCGCATTGTTTTCACCAACGGCTGCTTCGACCTCTTGCACGCCGGCCATGTCAGCTATCTTGCGCAAGCACGCCAGTATGGGCAGCGTTTGCTTGTTGGCTTGAACAGCGATGACTCAGTGCGCGCGCTCAAAGGCCCGCAACGCCCGATCATGCCCGAAGCCGACCGCGCCCTGGTGCTGGCGGCTCTGGTCGCCGTGGATGCCGTGGTCATCTTCAGCGAGCCCACGCCGCTGGAATTGATCCGAGCCATTCGCCCCGATGTGCTAGTCAAAGGGGCGGATTATCGCCCCGAGCAAGTCGTGGGTGCCGATGAGGTACAGCGCCATGGCGGGCAACTGGTGCTGATTCCACTCTTGCCCGAGCGCGGCACCAGCGCCATGATCGGACGGTTGAAGGCTCAAGTTTGA
- a CDS encoding ATP-binding protein, which translates to MSKSPDTPPKSLLRLVGRAIADYRMIQPGDRVLVAVSGGKDSLSLLHILRHLQRRAPVSFTLGVITVDPQIPGFDPESLVEYYSRLGLDTLYERQPIMEQARAHMDGDSFCAYCARMKRGIMYRLCREHGFGVLALGQHLDDLAESLMMSIFHGGQLRTMKAHYRIDAGDLRVIRPLVYCRERQTRAYAEAAALPVVPDSCPACFDKPTQRDYFKELLAREEQANPRLFGNLLSAMRPLLTEGDV; encoded by the coding sequence ATGAGCAAAAGCCCGGATACCCCACCCAAGTCCCTGCTGCGCCTGGTCGGGCGCGCCATTGCCGACTACCGCATGATCCAGCCCGGGGATCGCGTGCTGGTGGCCGTCTCCGGCGGCAAGGATTCCCTGTCCTTGCTGCACATTTTGCGTCACTTGCAGCGGCGCGCGCCGGTGTCCTTTACGCTTGGCGTCATCACGGTCGACCCGCAAATTCCCGGCTTCGATCCCGAGTCGCTGGTGGAGTATTACAGCCGCCTTGGGCTTGACACCCTCTACGAGCGCCAGCCGATCATGGAGCAGGCGCGGGCGCACATGGATGGCGATTCTTTTTGCGCCTACTGCGCGCGCATGAAGCGCGGCATCATGTATCGGCTGTGTCGCGAGCATGGTTTTGGTGTGCTCGCGCTTGGGCAGCATCTCGATGATCTGGCCGAAAGCCTGATGATGTCCATATTTCACGGCGGGCAGTTGCGCACCATGAAAGCACACTATCGCATCGACGCTGGCGACCTGCGTGTCATCCGCCCGTTAGTCTATTGTCGCGAGCGTCAAACCCGCGCCTATGCCGAGGCCGCCGCGCTGCCGGTGGTGCCGGATTCCTGCCCGGCCTGTTTTGACAAGCCGACTCAGCGCGATTATTTCAAGGAGCTGCTCGCGCGTGAGGAGCAGGCCAATCCGCGCCTGTTTGGCAATCTGCTGAGTGCCATGCGGCCCTTGCTGACTGAAGGCGATGTGTGA
- a CDS encoding zinc-binding dehydrogenase, with translation MKAIAMNEPGGPEVLARAELEDLRIESPHAVLVRVQAAGVNPVDTKIRSRGPMRATTGLTVLGCDGAGVVEAQGSEVTRVRPGDSVWYCSGGLGGVRGNYAEFNLVDERLIQPLPAGLDIDQAGAAPLVLITAWESLHDRAGIRPGQQVLIHGGAGGVGHVAIQLAVAAGARVATTVSSAEKADFVHRLGAECAINYREESLVEAISDWTQGRGVDIALDTVGPDVFRQTIPAMALYGDLVTILDPGSDLDSKLDLGEARLRNLRMSLELMLTPQLRDIGDAQAHQSWILSQCAELMARGQLDIHVSESLPLDRAAEAHRRLEAGGMSGKLVLRIDA, from the coding sequence ATGAAAGCCATTGCCATGAATGAGCCGGGCGGCCCCGAGGTGCTTGCGCGGGCCGAGCTTGAGGATCTCCGGATCGAATCTCCGCACGCGGTCTTGGTGCGCGTGCAAGCCGCCGGGGTAAACCCGGTCGACACCAAGATCCGTAGCCGCGGTCCAATGCGTGCGACAACCGGGCTTACCGTGCTCGGTTGCGACGGTGCCGGCGTGGTTGAGGCCCAGGGGTCCGAGGTGACCCGGGTGCGGCCCGGTGACAGCGTCTGGTATTGCAGCGGCGGACTGGGCGGTGTGCGGGGCAATTATGCCGAGTTCAATCTGGTCGATGAGAGACTCATCCAGCCTCTGCCAGCGGGGCTGGACATCGACCAGGCTGGCGCGGCGCCTCTGGTACTGATCACCGCCTGGGAGTCCCTGCATGATCGCGCCGGTATCCGACCTGGTCAGCAAGTGCTGATTCACGGTGGCGCGGGTGGTGTTGGGCATGTTGCCATTCAGCTTGCGGTCGCCGCTGGTGCGCGCGTGGCCACCACAGTCAGCAGCGCCGAGAAGGCCGATTTTGTGCATCGGCTGGGTGCGGAATGCGCCATCAATTATCGCGAGGAGTCCCTGGTCGAGGCTATCTCCGACTGGACCCAGGGGCGCGGCGTGGATATTGCGTTGGATACCGTTGGACCTGACGTTTTCCGTCAGACCATCCCTGCCATGGCGCTCTATGGTGATCTGGTGACCATTCTCGATCCTGGTTCGGATCTGGATTCCAAACTGGACTTGGGCGAGGCGCGCCTGCGCAATCTGCGCATGAGTCTGGAACTCATGCTGACCCCGCAGCTGCGCGATATCGGCGATGCGCAAGCGCATCAGAGCTGGATTCTGAGCCAATGCGCGGAACTCATGGCGCGGGGGCAGTTAGATATCCATGTCAGTGAGTCTTTGCCGCTCGACCGGGCAGCCGAGGCCCACCGCCGACTCGAAGCGGGCGGGATGAGTGGCAAACTGGTGCTGCGCATCGACGCTTGA